Genomic segment of Tiliqua scincoides isolate rTilSci1 chromosome 1, rTilSci1.hap2, whole genome shotgun sequence:
TTGATTGGGAAACTATTGCTATATTCATTTTCTGGACAGAGGGAGGAAGCCAGAAAATTTTGCTGACAGAAGACAATGGCATGGATTCAAACAGCCCCTTGCTTTAGCAGAAGGCATTTCTGTTTATGCAGCATTTTGTATGTATAAATTCCTACCAATTCCATGACCCTCAGCTGTAGACCACTGTGCTACAATGATTGCCATATGGGAGGGTATTCTAACCCTAAGGAGCACCTTTGAGACAATGACGAGGAGATGCAATAAAAATAAGGGATCAGAAAGCTCTATTGCATGAACAGAATAGCAGCTGCAGCTCTTTGATGTCAAGCCTTTAGCTGGTAGGACTGAACAGACAATTAGGTTCAGAAAGATAAAGGAAGAAGGCAATGCAGACTgtaaaagaaatgggaaatggaGAATGGATAGGCACTGCCTCGAGTAAGAGACAAAGGAAGTAAGGTTGAGAGTAGTAGCTGGGGTTTTAAGGCTTATAATAAAGATTTACCTTTCACATTTTAAAAGACTATgatggtcacatttacttgcaCATTAGGTTGCTTTGAGACTTCAGGATAGGGAGACACACATCTAACTAACtacaaatggtgtgtgtgtgtgcgtgagagagagagagaacgaacaaACAGGTTTGGAGTATATATGTTCATTGCTGTGGGTGGGTTCAAAGGGGGGAGCTTTTACTGATGCTTAACACTCACCACCAGAATATGTTTTTTCTTCCCAGTATGTCTTCCTTGGTTGAGTGACAAAAGCCTCAAGCTAGGATCATGGAAAAACTAATAAACGTATGATCTATCATTCTATCAGCTCTCATAAATCTAGTTGATCTGTGGTTTTCACAGGTGACAGTGATTACAATGTATCTTCATAATTACTGTAAAATTGCTACCCGTGTTATTCTCCCACTAGCTGATGTACAGTATTTTGCAGGATACATTGGACTTTATCACACTGAATTCTAGTCAGTGTTCTGACAAGAAAAAGTCCTAAATTAACTTGGTAAGGACTGATATTTTTGATACATAGGCTAGTGGTAagagttcagttttttaaaaaagagagctaGAGTAACGTGAAGAAGTAAACTGAAGTTCTTTGTCTTCTAGCAAAAGTCACAACTTGTGTGAAAAATATGTACACTGGAAGAGTCTCACTGAACCTATGATACATTTAAAAGATTGCTGTAGTGGCCATAGCAAGAGCAGAATTCTGCAACTGTCAGCAGTAGTCCCAGTTACAGCTTAAATCTGTTCCTTTCAGACAGATCACAGGGAGATTTGAAAGGTGGCAAGTTGAGCCTACTTCAAACTGCATGCACGGTTCAAACTTAGAGGCACTGCTTGATTAGCAACATAAGAAAcgtcctgctggatcaagccaagggtcCACCTAGTTCACATTCTGAttcccatagtggcccacctGCTGTCTCTACGAAATGCATGAGCAGGAGAGAGAAGCATATTTCGCTCCCACcaccactcccttgcaactggtattcagaggtatgctgctgctgaacctgaagGTAGCACATAGCCAGTGCAAGTAGAAGCCATTGCTAGATCTGTCATCCATTCCTTTGTCTAAACCTCTTTCAAAGCCATCCAAGGTTCCAGCCATTGTCACAAGATGTGTTCATTAATTCCACAGATTACCATGTGAAGAACTGCCTTtttccatcctaaatctcccatcAATCACAGTTTCATCAGATGACCCCTGGCTCTAGTattgtgagaggaggaggaaaacctCTCCgccatgtataattttataagcttcAATTGTGTCTCtccttaattgccttttttccccaagctaaaaagccccaaacattgcagtctttcctcataaggaaggtgctccaacccTAGTTTCATTGTTGCCTTCTttagcaccttttccagctctataaTATCTTTTCTGAGGTGTGGTGACTGGAACTACACACAGTATTCCACTTGTGGCTGCACCACAGATTTACTTGGGTGCCACACAATATCATTAGTCTTATTTTTTAATCCCTAGTGTCTTCCTGCTCTGGACACATGTCCTGCACTGTTGAAGACCAGAGCAGCAAAATAAGCTCCTAATTGAATCCAATATTGTTACACTACAAGCAGTGAACTAAACCAATGCAACATATAAGACATTATATGTAGTATATAGTTTACAGGATGCTGAAGATAGTACATGCTTAAATTTGTATTTTGCAGATCACAGAGAGATTTTCGTGAACTGGTGGCAAAGACAGGTGGTTGTCTGCCAGTCTCTGAGTCAAGCAAAGCcaaatgttgctgctgctgcctctcacaAGCATTTTGAATGAAGGAATTTATAACCACAGTTTTGTTTGGATTTTCAAGCCCAAAGAGAAAACAGCACAGAACTCTTAGTCTTCTTGATCTTAGAGCTGGCTCCAATGGAAGAGATATTGCCCAGAACCAATATCCATTTAATTTAATTCTTCATTGGCAAAGGAAAGGAGTACAAGTACACAGACTGAAGAGACAAGAGCAAGCACAAAGGGTGCATGGAGGAAAAATGAGTGAACAATGCAATCCCACCTAAATGTGTACAGACCAGGAGAACGGCGCTACCCAGCACAACTGGGCCAAAGCCAGATAAGCGCAGCTCCTTGGAACATGCTGGGAGCCTTCTGCCCTCACTTCCAAGAGGAGATCTGCAGATAAAACCAAGTCCTGCTACTGCTCCTTCGTCCCTTTCCCAGGTAACAGCAGCAAAATACATGACCTATGTAGAGGCAGGAGTGCACACCCAAGTCTGTAAGGCTACAAGGTCAGTTCTGCTGCTTTGACTGTTACATTCAGTACAGTAGAGGAAACAATTGGAATGTCTCTGGCAACTCTCTGAAATGGAGGGATGTTGGGTCTTTCCAATGTGTCCAGGATACCTGTGAGCAAGAAGAGTAACAGGTCTGGTTAATAACAACAGGATGTCTTTGCATCAGAGCTTGTCACATTTTGTCTTGCATTACTTTGGTTCTTAGCCTTTCAGAAATCATCTTTGCACATGTTCCAAAACATATCTTTCTCATAATTGGTGCAGTATGCCAAAGGAGGGGCTGGCCTTTAGACGGAATTGTGAAGGAGCCACATTATGAAAGAACAGCCGAGTACTTTTAGCTATTGTCAGCAGGTAAAATTAGAAGAACATTTAGGCAGCTGGTGGGAACAACAGTGCAAATCCAACCTGCCTTCCAAGGCTGCAGTAatgatggaggaagggtggatgCAAGTCCTTGATTCAGAAGTGCACAAAAACTTGTACCTTTTTAATGAGGAACAGAATTGTGTGCCAGAAATAGTGACAATCATAAAATATGGACAATCCCCGCATCTTATATGCGTATAAGTAGCAGACCGGTTACATGGTTGCCAGTGTACATGAACATGTGAGTGGAGAATCACTGTATGTGAAATGGTCCAAAGACAGTACAGGGTTCACTACATGCCATTATGAGATCTGAACAGCAACCTGCTTGCAAGAAGCAAGTGGTGTAAAACTCCTGGAAACCCAATGGATCCCTCATGTGGAGGGTTTGAAGTCTTTGAACCAGCAAGGTAAAAACATAGCAACTGATATCTCATTGCAAAGAGAGCCTGGAGATGTGTTCCTCCAGAACAAAAAGTCATCCGTTCCGTTCTCTTACCTTCAACTACCTTGTGATAAGCAAAGTGCAGATAAAGGAGGAAGAGCATGTGCAGGCCAGCAAGTGCTCCACATAAGATGAGTCGTTGGGTATGCCCCACGGTGCGAGATACCAACACAGCAACCTAGCAAAGACAAGAATCTATAACTTACAGATGTATTGACACTAGTGGTAAAATCTAAAAGACAAATACGAAGAAGTGACAGAGCTATCAGTTCCTATAACTTTACCACTGCGTACAGAATTCAGCAGATAGAAAGATCCTCAAAATTGTGACTGTTTCACATGAATAAGTAACTGACCTTTTCAAGTCTCttgccccctttttaaaaataccagATTTCCAGCTGCATCAGGGGCTGTAACCATGCCTTGGAGTACTACTAGAACTAGGGTATTTAAGTAAGATTTCATGGGTAATGTGCCACACTGAGGAAACAGTTACTGCCTGCTGGTAATAGCAGATAATAAGGAAATGCTGCATGAATTAGCAAGGGCCTTAGGGAATCTACGCTTGCCACCAAATGAATCAGGCTGTTTCATGTCATGTTCCCATGACTTATGACGCAAACTGCACACCCTTCCTTTCAAAAAACGGAACATCTTTCAGATCCCTGGATCAACAGCCTAAACATATCCACAGAACCTGCCATACACCAGAGCCGTCATTCCTTCAACCTGTGTTCTTTATAGTTGGGGCAATTAAAGGGTGTTCCTTTGTTCTTCTGACAGAAAATAACTACACCATACAGCTTAATGCTGATCAATCAGCTCTAACTTACTTTGAATGACAAATGTTAATTTTGAAAGAGGCACAAAGGACTTTCAGCTACTGATGTAACATATATTGATGACAAGATTTAAGGTAAGTTTACTATTTACTGCAGAGCAATCAACAGTCGATCCCAATCAAGGCTAAGGTAAGAACTATTGCATATGCCTTTGAACCCCTTATAAAATCTCATATGCCTGGAACTTCTACATGGCTGCTGTTACTCACCATTCGTAGTGTGGAAAGGCCACCAATCCCCAGCCAGAAGATATAAAAAAGAGAGTGAAAGTGGATGTTGTAGGTGACCAACAGAGTGATGCAATGCCCAAAAAGGCCATAGCCCTGAAAAGAAGGAAGCACACCCTGAAATCAGCACAAAGGCACATGAAAACTCCTATGTAGAAGTTGCAGCAATAAGTTCTTATTGCATGTTCTCTCTGAAACACCCCAAATCTTCTGGAGCTATATGGGGGTCAATGAACTACAGCTGAATGGAAGAATTATGCCTGGCTACTAGAGCCATTATAAGTTAGGTCTCAGGCATGCTAGCTAACCAATGGGCTTAGTCTTCATACAGGCTTGCAGGGGTGAATTACATTTCTCTTTGGAAGCTAACCAGAACCACCGAATTTCACTCCCATCATTCCCCTCCCATAAGAAAAACACCTCACCTCTGGCCTTGGGTGTACGCAGAGTAACACCCTGGCCAGATATAGCAAATGAGAGCTGTTCCTCTATATTTGGTACAGATATATAGCCAGTAATTAACTATGAGGGAAGATTACACTCCTGCTTCCTTACTCTACTAGGCAGCTGAGAAACTAACTCTTACTTACCAGCAGTGACAACATTTGCACCATGGTGATCTGGGCATTGCATAAATACGCCAAGAAGTAGATGAAAGACGAGACGCCTAGCCAATAACCGAAACAGGTACCAATTGCTGTACCCATCAATGTGCCTTCTCTCTACAGAAAGAACAAAGAGAATGCTAAACAGCCACTTCACACAAACTGAGAATGAGGCTATCAAGCAACATTTGTCATAAGGACATGATCCAAGTGAAGATTGCAGTAGTCATTAACTGCACCTCAGTAAAAAATTCTCCCTCACCAGGCAAAGTCCAAATCCTGTCAATGTCCTTGCAAATAAAGTTCAACAGCTAAGTGAAACTTTGGTTAGTAATCTGCCAAGAAAACAGGTTTTCCTCCTTACAATAATGGTGTCCGACGTCTTCATTCCATGTAGCAAGATGGCAACTAGTGTGAAGACCAACATGAGTGGACCATAAAGCTCACCAGCTATCTTCTGTAAAAGAGTAGAAACAGTTGCAATTTATTAGATTACGGGTCCCAAACTTACCTCAGTCACGTTGCTCCTGCAGCCTCtaatgctgccatcttggatctcttaatccaagatggcagcgcctaaATTTCATGAAATTTCATGAGAACCAAAATGGCATCACCTGGCGAACAGGCAGGAAGGTGAGTGTGCCAGATGCCATAAGGTCTGGGTGGgcgaacattttggcaggagagccacattatccctctgacactgtgttgggggccggggaaaaaagaattaatttacatttcaaatgtgaataaatttacataaatgaatacattagataTGGCtgaatgaatttatatgaatgaatttttactaagcttatttataacaaacatgagaactataatacaggcatgtaaaaccacatgagaactgtgaacggtttcccacacacctcttgcacagtgaaaacatacagaccaagccagaaacaaatggagacataagttgttcagaggcaagggggggggttaaaataatatCCAgcgaaaagcagaaaacacatggagaccatAAAATGCCTTGCTTTAACTCAGTCCGCGGCTCACGTGTGGTGGTCATGACTagcagttgcaggccagcacaggctccaacagtctccgaggggccagaggctcaatggagactggggcttCCCTGTGGGCCGAACTGGGGGccctcaagggccacaaatgaccccgagttggggtttgcccacccttgccctaaggtgttgcaacatatactttgggaacccctggcttaTGGGAGCCATTGGTACCAGTCAATTAGAAAAAGCATCCAAATcctcattcacacattacataATTCATTGTGGAGAAATGGCAGAAGTACAACTAGCAGCAATAGAAACCAATTATGCTGCTTTATAAGCAGTAAGTGTTTCCTGCCCTTTCCAGCAAATGGCTCTGAGACTATACTACTGACATCAGTACCATACAAATGCTGATGGATACAGTTAGATAATTTAATTTCATATAATACATTCACAAACTTGGAAAGTAGATTCTAGGATCATCAATGGTGCCCAGGCAAATCACCAGTCAGACCAAAGGCAGGCCAGCTGCTCTTTGACATTGAGGCAGTCAGAATAGTATTGCCTTTCCTACCAACACAAGCTCACTGCGACACTGGAGTACGCTAAATGGCATCATGGGAAAGGGGCAAGTGCggaaggcagagaagaaaagggaagaaaaacagGACTGTCAAGAGGGAGGTTTGGCAATGCACTCTTCCCTCATTATCTGTACCTAATTTGTTCATAAAACAGTCCTTGAAGCAAGAATTTGGATAATCACAATTACACTAATTTAAATGGGACAAATTCATTCCAAAACCTTTCTAGGTCCACCCAAAAATCACTCTAAATGTCCAATACAATAAGGTATTGTGTGGCAtgacagaacaacaacaacactatATAGCATCAATAAAGAGATAAGTcaacaatgaaaatgtttcagaagttctaacATTACATAATGAGATTTAGCCCCTCGTTTTAGCTGCAAACTCTGAGCAACTCTTACATTTCACTCATTTTCCCACTTTTCTCAATTCTTAAAAACTTCTGTTCTTTACAAACCATATTCACAAAAATTTGTTGAAATACAACACAAAACCAGATCCACTGTAAAAGGGAGAGTATAATGCATGTCTTGAAAGTGTACGGATGCACTATACATCAGACAGTGCGTATCACACAGCTGCTTCCCAGACTGTGCACTGAAAATTTTGACACTgataaagagggatggtcttaataCGCACAGTACAGATAAaatggcctcttcagcctagaaaagaggcgcctgaggggggacatgattgagacatacaaaattatgcatgggaaggataaagtggatagagagatgctctttacacctttacataacaccagaaccaggggacatccactaaaattgagtgttgggagggttaggacagacaaaataaaatatttctttactcagcatgtagtcagtctgtggaactccttgccccaggatgtatctgaaggccttaggacctcaacaagtgggaaaccttggcctctgagcggtccgcttggaggcaggctgtgcagcatggcctttcccagtttgaagagacactttgccagcagtctgaggcaaagaggcaaaggaaggcaggcccatagccagggagacaggccagggacagactggacgtgctcccggtgtggaagggattgtcactcccggattggccttttcagccacactagatgctgtgccagaaccacctttcagagcgcgataccatagtctttcgagactgatggttgccaatactaaggatgtagtgatggcatctggcctggatgcctttaaaaggggattggacaagtttctggaggaaaaatccattaggggttacaagccattatgtgattttagaaatgggctatgtcagaatgccagatgcaagggagggcaccaggatgcaggtctcttgttatctggtgggctccctggggcatttggtgggccgctgtgagatacaggaagctggactagatgggcctatggcctgatccagtggggctgttcttatgaacgtACAGATAGTGGGGAAAGATGTACTCCTAAAACTTATTATATAGTGATAAACCTACAAATTGAGAAAGAGGAGTGAAAATGCTGCATAGTGAGGCAAACCTCAAATGACAACTTCTtgatcagtaaaaaaaaaaaaggtatcatGAAATGAATCACTCCTCCCACTTGCTTGGCAAGTTTGACCAAACATCTTTGACAGATTTACTGCATCCAGTGGGAAAGGACTCCTCAATCCCTACTTTACGGTGGTAAAGCTTTGATTTTCTGCCCAACTACATTTGGAATGTGACAAGCAATCTACACTAAAGTTTTGTTGTCATCATCACCAGGAAAATATCACTGAGCATCCATGACGAAACACAGGCACCTCTGTTCAATACCAACTTTAAAGACTGggaaaatgaagcagaaaataAATCCACAAGTCAATCTACCTGGAGGTTAGAAGCTCTTTGTTCTTAGGACATTCTCAGTTCTGACAGGCTAAGAAACAAAACTTCAGCCTAGTATTTGCGTACACAAGCTCACCTGAGGAAAATTAATCATCTTCACGGGTATCATGGACTCCAACAACCTGAATGAGAACAAGTAGTACAGGAGAGTTTCAATAGCAAAAATAGTTTAGGAGAGGAGATTTTTGTCAagacaaaaattaaaaacatataaaaaccTCAGCACCCCTCATCATAGCC
This window contains:
- the YIPF3 gene encoding protein YIPF3 codes for the protein MSGPGAASAAGAAGVRAGAGPAEWGAFEDNMQGGGSAVIDMENMDDTSGSSFEDMGEMHQRMKEEEEVDAEAAAADEEDGEFLGMKGFKGQLGRQVADQMWQAGKRQASKAFNLYANIDILRPYFDVEPIQVRNRLLESMIPVKMINFPQKIAGELYGPLMLVFTLVAILLHGMKTSDTIIREGTLMGTAIGTCFGYWLGVSSFIYFLAYLCNAQITMVQMLSLLGYGLFGHCITLLVTYNIHFHSLFYIFWLGIGGLSTLRMVAVLVSRTVGHTQRLILCGALAGLHMLFLLYLHFAYHKVVEGILDTLERPNIPPFQRVARDIPIVSSTVLNVTVKAAELTL